The sequence GAGGAGGCGAGCGGCGACCCCGTCGCAAACACGACCGCCGGGATGGTCAATGCCTTCACCGAGGACGAGACGACCGAAGACGACATCGGCGGGTATTGGCACGACATCTCGTTCATCCTGGACAGCCTCCGCTCCCGGGCCTTCCGTCTCGCGTCCGTCTTCTTGCTCACGATGGCGGGGATCTTCACCTTCCTCTACCGGGGCGGTATCGGGATGATTCGGGCGGATTTCCTCTCCCGGATCCCCGAGGCCGTCCGCCCAGAGCCGGCGGAGACGGCGTGGCCCATCACGCTGCACCCCGTCGAGGCACTCGTCTTCGAGGTCAAGATCGCAACCGTGATCGCGGCCATCGTCACGGTGCCGTTCGTCCTCTATTACGCGTGGCCGGCCCTCGAGGAGCGGGGTATCATCGGGGGCGATCGGCGGTACATTACGCTGTGGGGGATCACCATCACCGTCGGACTGATCGTCGGGAGCGTGCTGGGCTACCAGTACGTCGCGCCCTCCATCATCTCGTATCTGGTCTACGACGCCCTCCAGGCGGGGATGATCATCTCCTACCGGGTGAACAACTTCTTCTGGATGGTGTTTCTCACCACCGCTGGCATCGGCCTGCTCGCCGACGTGCCGGTGTCGATGCTCCTGTTCCACCGGGGCGGCCTGGTGCCCTACCGCGCCATGCGCGAGCACTGGCGGGTGGCCGTCCTGTCCACGTTCGTGATCGGGACGGTGCTGACCCCCGGGAGCCTCTACACGATGTTGCTCGTGGCCCTGCCGCTCTCGTTCGCCTACCTGTTCGGGCTGGGGATCCTCTGGGTTCTCACGCTGGGCGGCCGTCGCGGGGGCGGGCCACCCGCGGAACAGCCGGCCTGACCGAATCGACGCCGGCAGGGAAGTGGCAAAATTAATTATCGTCGCTCGGTGTGGAGAGGGATATGTCAGAGTTTGGCGCCGTGTCGCTCGTCCCGCCGCTTCTCGCGATCGTTCTCGCTGTCGTAACGCGAAAGGCGATCCTGTCGCTGTTTCTCGGGGTCTGGTCCGGGGGCGTCATCGCCACCGGGAGCATCGGACTCGGACAGACGTTCACCTGGATCGCCGCCGCCATCGGCGAGAGCACCTTCCACGCGAAGGTGATGATCTTCCTCCTCCTGCTCGGATCGGCCGTCGCCATGATCTGGCGGCTGGGCGGCTCGTATGCGGTCCGCGACTGGACCATGGAGCACATCGAAACCCAGCGGAAGGCCGGGCTGGTCGCGTGGCTCCTGGGCATCGTGATGTTCTTCGACGACTACGCGAACACCGCCATCGTCGGCAGTAGCGTCAAGGACCTCTCCGATCACCTCCAGATCTCCCGGGAGAAACTCTCCTATATCGTCGACTCGACCGCGGCACCGGTCTCTACGCTGGGCATCTCCTCGTGGGTCGCCTACCAGCTATCCATGATCGAGAGCGGCTACGAGGCAACGGGGCTCCCGGCCGCCGAGGTGCCCGACGCTTTCGATATCTTCCTCCAGTCGATCCCCTTTAACATGTACGCCATCCTCGCGATCGCGATGGTCGGCATCGTGGTCCTGACCCAGCGCGATTTCGGCGAAATGCTCGCGGCCGAGCACCGGTCGGCGACCACGGGGAAAGTGACCCGCGAAGAGGGGCGACCAATGCAGGACGTGAAAGCGGAACTCGGACAGCCCGAAATCGGGAACCCGCGGCTCCGGTCGTTTTTCCTCCCCATCGGCGTCCTGATCGCAGTCACCATCGGTTCGGCGCTGTACACCGGCTACGCCCCCGACGCCACGCTCCGTGACATGCTCACCGGCGGGGACTACGCGATGGCGCTCATCTTCGGCTCGTTTGCGATGGTCGCCACGACGTACGTCCTCGGCTTTATGGATGGGCACCTCACCCTGAGCGAGAGCGTCGACGCCACCATCGACGGGTTCGGGCTCATGCTGACCGCGGTGACCATCCTCGTGCTCGCGTGGTCCATCGGCAACGTCGCGAACGCCCTGGGGACTGGCACATACGTCGCCAATATCGCGGTCCAGAGCCTTTCGCCGACGATCCTTCCCGTGGTGGTGCTGGTGGTGACCGGCTTCGTCGCCTTCGCGATGGGGACCGCCTGGGGAGCGATGAGCATCATGACACCCATCGTCGTCCCGGTCGCCTGGGAACTCACTGGCGGGCACACCATGGTCGCCGTTGTCGTCGCGATGGTCTTCTCGGGGTCCATCTTCGGGGATCACACCTCGCCCATCTCCGATACGACGGTGCTCTCGGCGACGTTCACGGGCGCGGACCTCATCGACCACGTCCGCACCCAGATCTACTACGCCGTCACCGTCGCGCTGGTCGCCATCGG is a genomic window of Halanaeroarchaeum sulfurireducens containing:
- a CDS encoding Na+/H+ antiporter NhaC family protein; amino-acid sequence: MSEFGAVSLVPPLLAIVLAVVTRKAILSLFLGVWSGGVIATGSIGLGQTFTWIAAAIGESTFHAKVMIFLLLLGSAVAMIWRLGGSYAVRDWTMEHIETQRKAGLVAWLLGIVMFFDDYANTAIVGSSVKDLSDHLQISREKLSYIVDSTAAPVSTLGISSWVAYQLSMIESGYEATGLPAAEVPDAFDIFLQSIPFNMYAILAIAMVGIVVLTQRDFGEMLAAEHRSATTGKVTREEGRPMQDVKAELGQPEIGNPRLRSFFLPIGVLIAVTIGSALYTGYAPDATLRDMLTGGDYAMALIFGSFAMVATTYVLGFMDGHLTLSESVDATIDGFGLMLTAVTILVLAWSIGNVANALGTGTYVANIAVQSLSPTILPVVVLVVTGFVAFAMGTAWGAMSIMTPIVVPVAWELTGGHTMVAVVVAMVFSGSIFGDHTSPISDTTVLSATFTGADLIDHVRTQIYYAVTVALVAIGLMLVWGVTKVSPWLLLGVGVVVLVGLVYGLSALDASRRGIAPVQRPD